Within the Bacteroidota bacterium genome, the region GCGGGATAAGCTCTATTAATTCATTGTTGTCTTTATCCAACATTACCGGGAACAACAATCTATTCTCTCCTACCTTAAACAATGATTTTATATCGGTTCGCCTCAAATCTGATTTTATCAAGGCATCAACAGCAACATGAAAAAATTTAGACAATTTAATCAGTGTTTCAATATTGGGTTCGGCTCTACCTTCTTCATAAGAAGAAACCTTACCTCTTGTTATCCCTAAGTTTTCTGCTAAATTTTCTTGCGATATCCCTAGTAAAGAGCGCAAATGAGTTATATTTTGTGATATTACAGACATTGCTAATTTATTTAGCATCAATATACTGAATAAATTAGCAAATAGCAAGTACTATCTTTACAACTAATTTGCACCCAACTTTTAATTGCTTTCTACCCTTCACTTATTTTGAATAGCTTTCAAAAATACGTAATTTGAGCTGCGTTTATAAAAAAGAATTTTCTATGTCTGTCATTACAAGTCAACACATCAATAAAGTCTTGAAAATTAGCCTAAATAGACCTGATAAAGCCAACAGCTTTAATAGAGAAATGGCGTTGGCATTGCAGCAGGAACTAGACAAAGCGGCTGCTGACAAAACTGTTCGAGCTATATTACTAACCGGCTCGGGCAAAGCATTTTGTGCAGGGCAAGATTTGGCTGAAGCCACCAACATGGATGCGGCAACAATCGAAAAATTTGTTAGAGAACATTACAATCCAATAGTATTAAAAATACGTGCGTTAGAAAAACCTGTTGTATGTGCCGTAAATGGTGTTGCTGCAGGAGCCGGTGCTAATATTGCATTTGCATGCGACTTAGTAATGGCATCATCCACAGCTTCATTCATACAATCTTTCAGTAAAATTGGCTTAATTCCCGATAGCGGTGGAACTTTTTTCTTACCACGATTAGTTGGCTTACAAAAAGCAACAGCAATGACTTTTTTAGCTGAAAAAATTTCGGCATCCGAAGCTGTTGAGTTAGGTTTAATTTACAAATCCATTGATGAAAACCAACTAGAAACAGAATCGTTAGCACTAGCAACTAAACTTAGCAATATGCCAACAAAAGGCTTGGCATTAACAAAAAAACTTTTGAATCAATCTTTTAATAACACGCTTAACGAACAACTAAATCAAGAAGCATTTGCTCAAGTTGAGGCAGGACTGACTGCAGATAGCAAAGAAGCAATAAATGCATTTTTAGAAAAACGAGAACCTAATTTTAAAGGCGAATAATTAAATCTATTAATCAAAACCTAATTATACAGTGAAAAAATTCCCTTACACAGAAAAAAAAGACACTCGCTCGG harbors:
- a CDS encoding enoyl-CoA hydratase/isomerase family protein: MSVITSQHINKVLKISLNRPDKANSFNREMALALQQELDKAAADKTVRAILLTGSGKAFCAGQDLAEATNMDAATIEKFVREHYNPIVLKIRALEKPVVCAVNGVAAGAGANIAFACDLVMASSTASFIQSFSKIGLIPDSGGTFFLPRLVGLQKATAMTFLAEKISASEAVELGLIYKSIDENQLETESLALATKLSNMPTKGLALTKKLLNQSFNNTLNEQLNQEAFAQVEAGLTADSKEAINAFLEKREPNFKGE